The proteins below come from a single Mesobacillus jeotgali genomic window:
- a CDS encoding exodeoxyribonuclease III: MKLVSWNVNGIRACARKGFLDFFKEADADLFCIQETKLQEGQISLDLEGYHQYWNYAEKKGYSGTAVFSRQEPLSVKYGIGSAEHDHEGRAITLELDEFYLVNVYTPNSQRDLARLGYRLSWEDKLREYLLELEDNKPVILCGDLNVAHNEIDLKNPKPNRGNSGFTDEERGKMTDLLSSGFIDSFRHLHPEVKDVYTWWSYMNKVREKNIGWRIDYFIVSEKLVPAIKEAGAECFVMGSDHCPVTLELSI; the protein is encoded by the coding sequence ATGAAACTAGTATCATGGAATGTGAATGGCATCAGGGCTTGCGCTCGTAAGGGATTTTTAGATTTCTTTAAAGAGGCGGACGCAGACCTTTTTTGTATACAGGAAACGAAACTGCAGGAAGGCCAGATCAGCCTTGATCTGGAAGGATATCACCAGTACTGGAATTACGCAGAAAAGAAAGGCTATTCCGGAACAGCTGTCTTTTCGAGACAAGAGCCTTTATCAGTAAAGTATGGCATTGGATCGGCTGAACACGACCATGAGGGAAGGGCAATCACTTTAGAATTAGATGAGTTTTATCTCGTTAATGTCTACACGCCAAATTCGCAGCGTGATCTTGCTCGCCTCGGCTACCGCCTGTCCTGGGAAGACAAGCTCAGGGAATACTTGCTTGAATTGGAGGACAATAAGCCAGTAATCCTTTGCGGCGATTTGAATGTCGCCCACAATGAGATTGATTTGAAAAATCCAAAACCAAATCGCGGAAATTCCGGTTTTACAGATGAGGAACGAGGAAAGATGACGGATCTCCTCAGCAGTGGATTCATTGATTCCTTCCGCCACTTGCATCCTGAAGTTAAAGATGTCTATACCTGGTGGTCTTACATGAATAAAGTAAGAGAAAAGAACATCGGATGGCGTATCGATTATTTCATAGTCTCTGAAAAACTGGTACCAGCAATCAAAGAAGCAGGAGCCGAATGCTTTGTCATGGGCAGTGACCACTGCCCCGTCACGCTTGAGCTAAGTATATAA
- a CDS encoding DMT family transporter — translation MDIRMAAAHLLVILLWGSAFAGIRHGLEGYSPEHLSFLRLLVGSSALLCYAVISKMKLPEIKDWPVIFLFGFLGFAVYQTALNFGEQTVSAGAASLLVSTSPVFIGLLGKMFNQERTGKWYWSGALISMAGIVLISFGAGGGFELGIGVLLILIASLSESLYFVFQKNYLEKYGALPFTAYTIWAATIFMGFFAPGIGSQIAEAPLGATISAIYLGLFPTVVAYFAIAFITAQSGASEAASSLYLTPAASFIIAWIWLGEVPAIITLAGGVITLIGVSLTYLKGRSEMAGSSLEIKG, via the coding sequence ATGGACATAAGAATGGCAGCAGCACACTTACTCGTTATTTTATTATGGGGATCGGCTTTTGCGGGGATCAGGCATGGTCTCGAAGGCTATTCACCTGAGCACTTGTCATTCTTGCGGCTTTTGGTCGGGTCATCAGCACTTCTTTGCTACGCGGTAATAAGCAAAATGAAGCTTCCGGAAATAAAAGATTGGCCTGTTATATTCCTGTTTGGATTTTTGGGATTTGCAGTCTATCAAACGGCGCTGAATTTTGGTGAACAAACTGTCAGCGCAGGTGCCGCAAGTCTGCTTGTTTCTACGTCACCCGTTTTTATAGGATTATTGGGGAAAATGTTCAACCAGGAGCGCACCGGAAAATGGTACTGGTCTGGCGCTTTGATCAGCATGGCAGGAATTGTTCTCATTTCGTTCGGGGCTGGCGGCGGTTTCGAACTGGGCATTGGCGTACTCTTAATATTGATTGCTTCATTATCTGAATCACTTTACTTTGTGTTCCAGAAAAATTACTTAGAAAAGTATGGGGCCCTGCCTTTTACTGCTTATACAATTTGGGCGGCCACCATTTTCATGGGTTTCTTTGCTCCTGGAATTGGATCTCAGATTGCTGAAGCTCCCTTAGGAGCAACGATTAGTGCTATTTACCTCGGACTTTTCCCTACGGTGGTTGCTTACTTTGCTATAGCCTTTATTACAGCTCAGTCTGGAGCCTCTGAAGCAGCAAGTTCATTGTATCTTACTCCGGCTGCTTCTTTCATAATCGCCTGGATATGGCTTGGGGAAGTACCGGCAATCATCACCTTAGCTGGCGGTGTGATTACCCTTATAGGAGTTTCCCTGACTTATCTCAAAGGGAGAAGCGAAATGGCAGGTTCGTCTTTAGAAATCAAAGGATAG
- the ppdK gene encoding pyruvate, phosphate dikinase, whose translation MSKFVYLFNEGNSGMKEILGGKGANLAEMTNIGLPVPFGFTISTEACNAYYDAGKTIPAEVQAQVLEALGELEQKTGKKLGNPENPLLVSVRSGAVFSMPGMMDTILNLGMNDETVEGMAKLTNNPRFAYDSYRRFIQMFSDVVLDVDVFFFERLLEETREGKGYSADPEMTAEDWKEVIQGYKNIVTKHTRKPFPQDPKEQLFLSINAVFDSWNNQRAIVYRRLNKIPSHLGTAVNIQSMVFGNMGNDSGTGVAFTRDPSTGESILYGEYLINAQGEDVVAGIRTPQPIQTLKDEMPTVYQQFVDTCNRLEQHYEDMQDIEFTVERGELFILQTRTGKRTAQAAIRIATELVEEGIIDKKAALLRVDPEQLDQLLHRRIDENFERNQLAKGLPASPGAATGKVVFDADEAEMLANEGVKVILVRPETTPDDIHGIIAAQAVVTSRGGMTSHAAVVARGMGKACICGCEAMKIDLHEKQFRVGETVVNHGEIITIDGGTGEIMLGEIPMIEPELSEEFQLLLTWADEERKIGVRANADNPEDSAKALEFGAGGIGLCRTEHMFMDAARVPIVQKMILAETFEERNAALDELLPMQQGDFEGILEVMQGLPVTIRLLDPPLHEFLPDKEELIVEITKLQILDPESKELKEKEALLKKVRQLDEFNPMLGHRGCRLGMIHPEIYEMQARAIFYAVANLADKGINAQPEIMIPLVGHVNELKEMRELVNAAAQSIKEETGKDFEYTVGTMIEIPRAALTADQIAEEADFFSFGTNDLTQTTFGYSRDDAEGKFLQAYIEQKVLPENPFAVLDREGVGKLVETGVELGRQTKPGLKTGICGEHGGEKSSIEFCYNAGLDYVSCSPYRVPLARLAAAQATIRHERNNEKEAVISK comes from the coding sequence ATGTCTAAATTTGTTTATCTTTTTAATGAAGGAAATAGCGGAATGAAAGAAATCCTGGGAGGAAAAGGTGCCAACCTGGCAGAAATGACCAACATCGGCCTTCCTGTACCTTTCGGGTTCACTATTTCCACGGAAGCATGCAACGCTTATTATGATGCTGGAAAGACTATTCCTGCTGAAGTTCAGGCACAGGTTTTAGAAGCGCTGGGTGAATTGGAGCAGAAAACAGGAAAGAAACTTGGAAATCCAGAGAACCCTTTGCTTGTATCTGTTCGCTCCGGGGCTGTATTCTCAATGCCGGGGATGATGGATACGATTCTTAACCTTGGTATGAATGACGAAACAGTGGAGGGTATGGCAAAACTTACGAACAACCCTAGATTTGCTTATGATTCTTACCGCCGCTTCATCCAGATGTTCAGTGATGTCGTCCTCGATGTCGATGTATTCTTCTTTGAGCGATTGCTGGAAGAAACCAGGGAAGGAAAAGGCTACTCTGCTGATCCTGAAATGACTGCTGAAGATTGGAAGGAAGTCATCCAGGGCTATAAAAATATCGTGACCAAACATACAAGAAAGCCTTTCCCTCAGGATCCTAAAGAACAACTATTCCTCTCCATAAACGCTGTATTTGATTCCTGGAACAACCAGCGGGCAATCGTGTACCGCCGTTTGAATAAAATTCCCTCACACCTGGGGACTGCTGTTAACATCCAGAGCATGGTTTTTGGGAACATGGGCAATGATTCAGGAACAGGTGTAGCATTTACCCGTGACCCATCTACTGGAGAAAGCATCCTTTATGGTGAGTACCTGATCAATGCACAGGGAGAGGATGTGGTCGCAGGCATCCGGACTCCGCAGCCAATTCAGACGTTAAAGGATGAAATGCCTACAGTTTATCAGCAGTTTGTTGATACTTGTAACCGTCTCGAACAGCATTATGAGGATATGCAGGATATCGAATTCACGGTTGAACGCGGAGAACTGTTCATCCTTCAGACACGGACCGGGAAGCGCACTGCACAGGCTGCCATCCGTATCGCTACAGAGTTGGTCGAAGAAGGAATCATCGATAAAAAGGCTGCATTGCTTCGTGTTGACCCGGAACAGCTTGACCAGCTCCTGCATCGCAGGATCGATGAGAATTTCGAGCGAAATCAGTTGGCCAAAGGCCTTCCTGCTTCACCTGGCGCAGCAACGGGAAAAGTAGTATTTGATGCTGATGAAGCAGAAATGCTTGCTAACGAAGGTGTAAAGGTCATTCTGGTACGACCTGAAACAACACCAGATGATATCCATGGCATTATCGCAGCACAAGCTGTCGTTACTAGCCGAGGAGGAATGACTAGCCATGCAGCTGTCGTAGCACGGGGGATGGGCAAAGCTTGTATTTGTGGGTGCGAAGCGATGAAAATCGATCTGCACGAAAAACAATTCCGCGTTGGTGAAACGGTAGTTAATCATGGTGAAATTATTACGATTGATGGGGGTACAGGTGAAATCATGCTGGGTGAAATCCCTATGATCGAACCTGAGCTGTCCGAAGAGTTCCAGCTTTTGCTCACATGGGCTGACGAAGAGCGTAAAATAGGCGTTCGCGCTAACGCAGATAATCCTGAGGATTCTGCCAAGGCTTTGGAATTCGGTGCAGGCGGAATTGGTCTATGCCGCACTGAGCATATGTTCATGGATGCAGCAAGAGTGCCGATCGTCCAGAAGATGATTCTTGCAGAAACATTCGAAGAACGAAATGCAGCACTTGATGAACTATTGCCGATGCAACAGGGGGATTTTGAAGGAATCCTTGAAGTCATGCAGGGACTGCCAGTAACCATTCGTTTGCTGGATCCGCCTTTACATGAGTTCTTGCCAGATAAAGAAGAACTGATTGTCGAGATTACGAAACTGCAAATCCTTGACCCTGAATCAAAAGAACTTAAGGAAAAGGAAGCGTTGCTTAAGAAGGTACGGCAATTGGACGAATTCAATCCGATGCTTGGCCACCGTGGCTGCCGACTTGGCATGATTCACCCGGAAATCTATGAAATGCAGGCAAGAGCCATTTTCTATGCTGTAGCAAACTTAGCGGATAAAGGAATCAATGCCCAGCCTGAAATTATGATTCCGCTGGTTGGCCATGTTAATGAGTTAAAGGAAATGCGTGAACTGGTCAATGCAGCTGCGCAAAGCATAAAAGAAGAAACTGGCAAGGATTTTGAATATACTGTTGGAACAATGATTGAGATACCGCGTGCAGCATTGACTGCGGACCAGATTGCCGAGGAAGCTGACTTCTTCTCATTTGGAACGAATGACCTGACACAGACTACATTCGGTTATAGCCGTGATGATGCTGAAGGAAAGTTCCTTCAAGCGTATATTGAGCAAAAGGTCCTGCCCGAAAACCCGTTTGCAGTGCTTGATCGTGAGGGAGTGGGCAAGCTGGTTGAGACTGGTGTAGAACTTGGCCGACAGACTAAGCCGGGCCTAAAGACAGGAATTTGCGGGGAGCACGGCGGTGAAAAGAGTTCGATTGAGTTTTGCTACAATGCAGGACTTGACTATGTAAGCTGCTCGCCATACCGTGTGCCGCTTGCGAGACTCGCTGCTGCCCAGGCAACGATCCGCCATGAGAGAAACAACGAAAAAGAGGCAGTAATTTCTAAATAA
- a CDS encoding pyruvate, water dikinase regulatory protein, with the protein MDMKEVVYVVSDSVGETAEFVVKAVATQFNGGQVDIRRNSYVEDEEDIEDVIMVAKQGRSIIAYTIVVPALKAYLDKRAQEEGIYAVDLLNPLMNAFEKKFNKEPNHRPGMMRKLDDEYFRKIEAIEFAVKYDDGRDPRGILRADIVLVGVSRTSKTPLSMYLAHKRYKVANVPIVPEVKPPDELFQIPRSKCVGLIISPDKLNEIRTERLKALGLGARANYASYERILEELDYAEKIMKRVGCPVINVSNKAIEETAGLILDILKSERS; encoded by the coding sequence TTGGATATGAAGGAAGTTGTCTATGTGGTATCCGATTCAGTCGGGGAAACGGCAGAATTTGTAGTTAAGGCTGTTGCAACCCAGTTTAACGGCGGCCAGGTTGATATCAGAAGAAATTCATATGTTGAGGACGAGGAAGACATTGAAGACGTCATCATGGTGGCGAAGCAGGGGCGTTCGATTATCGCTTATACAATCGTTGTTCCAGCGCTCAAGGCTTATCTGGATAAAAGAGCGCAGGAGGAAGGAATCTATGCAGTTGATTTGCTAAATCCGCTGATGAATGCCTTTGAAAAGAAGTTCAATAAGGAACCAAACCATCGACCGGGAATGATGCGTAAGCTTGATGATGAATACTTCCGTAAAATCGAAGCCATTGAATTTGCCGTCAAATACGACGATGGCAGAGACCCGCGCGGCATTTTAAGGGCGGATATCGTACTGGTCGGCGTTTCACGGACTTCAAAAACACCTTTATCAATGTATCTTGCTCACAAGCGTTACAAAGTTGCCAATGTACCAATCGTTCCAGAGGTAAAGCCGCCAGATGAATTATTCCAGATACCAAGAAGCAAATGTGTCGGGCTGATCATCTCGCCTGATAAACTGAACGAAATCAGGACGGAAAGGCTGAAAGCGCTTGGACTAGGTGCCAGGGCAAATTATGCAAGCTATGAACGAATCCTGGAAGAGCTTGATTATGCAGAAAAAATCATGAAACGTGTTGGCTGCCCAGTCATCAATGTTTCAAATAAGGCAATCGAAGAAACAGCAGGATTGATACTCGATATTTTAAAAAGTGAGAGGAGTTAA
- a CDS encoding helix-turn-helix transcriptional regulator, with translation MSSIKLTKRQEEIVQIVKEDGPITGEQIAEKLKLTRATLRPDLAILTMAGSLEARPRVGYFFNKDKERLFEPTEVLNLKVKDYKGHPIVVQKSSSVYDAIVQMFLEDVGTLYAVDSEGCLAGVISRKDLLRAAIGNKNLEDLPVSVIMTRMPNIITVKPEETLVQAAKKLVTNRIDSLPVVRELKHKPDSYEVIGRITKTTITKVYLEIAEQKSV, from the coding sequence GTGAGTTCTATTAAACTAACAAAACGGCAGGAAGAAATCGTTCAAATTGTCAAGGAGGATGGTCCGATAACCGGTGAACAGATAGCTGAGAAGCTTAAGCTTACCCGAGCTACTCTTAGGCCAGACCTGGCAATCCTGACAATGGCAGGAAGTCTTGAGGCAAGGCCGAGAGTTGGCTATTTTTTCAATAAGGATAAAGAGAGACTGTTTGAACCGACAGAAGTTCTGAATCTGAAAGTCAAAGATTATAAGGGCCATCCGATTGTCGTTCAAAAATCATCTTCTGTTTATGATGCGATTGTCCAGATGTTCCTTGAGGATGTAGGAACATTATATGCAGTTGATTCTGAAGGATGCCTTGCTGGTGTCATCTCAAGGAAAGACCTGTTGAGGGCCGCTATTGGAAACAAGAACCTCGAGGATCTTCCTGTAAGCGTCATCATGACAAGGATGCCAAACATTATAACTGTGAAGCCAGAAGAAACACTCGTCCAGGCGGCAAAAAAGCTTGTGACAAACAGAATTGATTCTCTCCCTGTTGTCCGGGAACTCAAACATAAACCAGATTCATATGAAGTTATAGGACGAATAACCAAAACAACCATTACAAAGGTTTATCTAGAAATAGCTGAGCAAAAATCTGTCTAG
- a CDS encoding DEAD/DEAH box helicase translates to MKQIEIIHQQAVENTKNKIMDDIEKFLGEQEVLPEFESYLEKRNTYISQIWLNVWLTKSTNDFSKRDKKAFLSEQGYVVEGVDRKLINKLFRNEMRDYKPFNTKEWIMSAIDELSWETHYNSARKNFFKKAEEDRMLEQKAGIKGKIHQVSHTVLSDFQESAYLKIRHEMAKELKKILNENQKFEDIDTYMLEERLTEIGSFNPDEYRTMADFFDELTGQIHQTASWGRFYFEYETYQYHFEHKVLEYFTQIAAEEVLRNLDQDIFREYEEVFEDRLSAAETKRIINDLAEVYLDGFLYKLQEEYVTDLLRLAEIEYEESTHQAIYERDLAERERRKAEEQAELERKREEEARMLEDIFGREYNPSLRRNVRYILHIGETNTGKTHHALERMKEAKTGLYLAPLRLLALEVYEKLNTEGVPCSLKTGEEEKPVEGANHISCTVEMFYEKDFYEVVVIDESQMIADKDRGFSWFKAITNANAEEVHIIGSRNIKGMMMDLLDDGVAEIYEYSRDIPLQVENKEFSLKHTKKGDALVCFSRKQVLENASKLQNSGRQVSMIYGSMPPETRKKQIDRFIKGETSVVVATDAIGMGLNLPIRRIVFLENEKFDGTRRRRLTSQEVKQIAGRAGRKGIYNVGRVAFTSDISLMTKLLEKEDKPVETFSIAPTAGIFERFQKYHRSLAVFFELWNKFESPKGTSKASLSEERELYEYVRDTEIEARLPMMDLYGFLHLPFSSKEPALIEQWLETIKAIVAGEELPEPPVKTASLEELELSYKAIGLHLLFLYKLGRKTEAVYWERVRTELSDDVHEFLKSEVKNYKKKCRHCGKGIHVDSPYQICDSCYSARNRKRADNRDRWR, encoded by the coding sequence ATGAAACAGATTGAGATAATCCACCAGCAGGCGGTGGAGAACACAAAAAACAAAATAATGGATGATATCGAAAAATTCCTTGGTGAACAGGAAGTTCTTCCTGAATTCGAGAGTTATTTAGAAAAAAGAAATACTTATATCAGTCAAATCTGGCTCAATGTGTGGCTGACAAAGTCTACGAATGACTTTTCTAAGCGAGATAAGAAGGCCTTTTTAAGTGAGCAGGGATATGTGGTTGAAGGTGTAGACAGAAAGTTGATCAATAAGCTTTTCAGGAATGAAATGAGAGACTATAAGCCCTTCAATACAAAAGAGTGGATTATGTCCGCTATTGATGAACTCAGCTGGGAAACACACTATAACAGTGCGAGAAAGAATTTCTTCAAAAAAGCTGAGGAAGACCGGATGCTTGAGCAAAAGGCAGGCATTAAGGGAAAAATTCATCAGGTTTCTCACACGGTTTTAAGTGACTTTCAAGAGTCAGCCTATCTTAAAATAAGACATGAGATGGCAAAGGAATTAAAGAAAATCTTAAATGAAAATCAAAAGTTTGAGGATATCGACACATACATGCTGGAAGAAAGGTTAACCGAGATTGGATCTTTCAATCCAGATGAATACAGAACAATGGCTGACTTTTTTGATGAATTGACCGGCCAGATTCATCAAACAGCCAGCTGGGGGCGATTTTATTTTGAATATGAGACCTACCAGTATCATTTTGAACACAAGGTCTTGGAATATTTTACGCAGATAGCTGCTGAAGAAGTATTGAGGAATCTTGATCAGGATATATTCCGCGAATACGAGGAAGTGTTTGAAGACAGACTTTCAGCTGCAGAGACTAAAAGAATCATTAACGATTTAGCAGAAGTTTATTTAGATGGCTTTCTCTATAAACTGCAGGAAGAATATGTAACTGATCTATTGCGTCTCGCTGAAATTGAGTATGAAGAAAGTACACATCAGGCGATATATGAAAGAGACCTTGCGGAGAGGGAGCGCAGGAAGGCAGAGGAGCAGGCAGAGCTTGAACGCAAAAGGGAAGAAGAAGCCCGTATGCTGGAGGACATATTTGGACGTGAATACAATCCTTCGCTGAGAAGAAATGTCAGGTATATTCTTCACATCGGTGAAACTAATACGGGAAAAACCCACCACGCTCTTGAAAGGATGAAGGAGGCAAAAACAGGTTTGTATCTTGCTCCGCTTCGTCTGCTTGCTCTTGAGGTATATGAGAAACTCAATACAGAGGGAGTTCCATGTTCCCTGAAAACAGGCGAGGAAGAAAAGCCAGTTGAGGGGGCTAACCATATATCCTGTACAGTTGAAATGTTTTACGAAAAGGATTTTTATGAAGTGGTCGTCATTGATGAATCACAAATGATTGCTGATAAGGATAGAGGGTTTTCATGGTTTAAAGCCATCACTAATGCGAATGCAGAGGAGGTACATATCATCGGAAGCAGGAATATCAAGGGCATGATGATGGATCTGCTGGATGATGGTGTGGCAGAGATTTACGAATACAGCCGTGATATCCCCCTCCAGGTTGAGAACAAGGAGTTCAGCCTAAAGCATACAAAGAAAGGCGATGCACTTGTTTGTTTTTCAAGAAAACAGGTACTTGAGAATGCTTCAAAACTGCAAAACAGCGGTCGCCAGGTAAGCATGATATATGGCAGCATGCCGCCAGAGACAAGAAAAAAGCAAATTGACCGTTTCATCAAAGGAGAAACGAGTGTAGTTGTGGCAACCGACGCTATAGGCATGGGGCTGAATTTGCCAATCAGGAGAATCGTCTTTTTGGAAAATGAAAAATTCGATGGAACGAGACGAAGGAGGCTAACTTCCCAGGAAGTAAAGCAAATAGCAGGACGTGCCGGCAGAAAAGGCATTTACAATGTCGGCCGAGTAGCTTTTACTTCGGATATCAGCTTGATGACAAAGCTTCTTGAAAAAGAGGATAAGCCTGTCGAGACATTTTCAATAGCCCCGACTGCAGGGATTTTTGAAAGGTTTCAGAAATACCACCGTTCGCTTGCTGTTTTCTTTGAACTATGGAATAAGTTCGAGAGCCCTAAAGGGACCAGCAAAGCTTCGCTGTCGGAAGAAAGAGAGCTTTATGAATACGTCAGGGACACTGAAATTGAAGCAAGACTCCCGATGATGGATCTGTATGGATTTCTTCATCTCCCTTTTTCATCAAAAGAACCAGCTCTTATTGAACAATGGCTTGAAACAATCAAAGCGATTGTAGCTGGTGAAGAATTGCCGGAACCGCCTGTCAAAACTGCTTCCCTGGAGGAACTGGAGCTTTCTTATAAAGCAATTGGTCTCCATTTGCTGTTTTTATATAAGCTTGGCAGAAAGACGGAGGCTGTTTATTGGGAAAGGGTTCGTACTGAATTAAGTGACGATGTTCATGAGTTTTTAAAGTCAGAAGTCAAAAATTATAAAAAGAAATGCAGGCATTGCGGCAAGGGAATCCATGTCGATTCCCCTTATCAAATCTGTGATTCCTGCTATTCAGCAAGGAACAGGAAAAGGGCGGACAACAGGGACCGCTGGAGATGA
- a CDS encoding PLP-dependent aminotransferase family protein — MKAPKYKLIINYIKEQITNGIWPVGSRLPSQRDIAKQFDVNRSTVVTALDELAAEGLVEGRMGMGTVVVNNTWTLMRSAPPVNWNEQVALGTHQASLSTVQAINLAESDEHLIQLSKGELSKELFPLVEMRAVLTKVGQELKPFGYEDPKGNLRLREAIAKHLNQKGIMVDASSILVVSGALQALHLISIGLLERESTVFLENPSYLYSLSTFQSAGMKLQGIPIDKDGIIPGMIKASHHSRKSVLYCHPNFHNPTGTLMGENRRQELLKLAESAQLPIIEDDVYGDLWLDSPPPPPIKSDDRHGNVLYLGSLSKSLNPGLRIGWIAGPEAVIDRLADLKMQTDYGSSSLSQRAAAEWLSSGLYEKHLANVRKQLRVRRNAALEALEKHLSTFAEWEKPAGGFFIWVKMNHDISLPDLYRKALVNGVLINPGRIYATQKMQHFRLSFANAPVEDITKGIAILESLIED; from the coding sequence ATGAAAGCGCCAAAATACAAATTGATCATCAATTATATAAAAGAGCAGATTACAAACGGGATTTGGCCAGTTGGCAGCAGGCTCCCGAGTCAGCGCGACATTGCTAAACAATTCGATGTAAACAGAAGCACAGTCGTAACTGCACTGGATGAATTAGCTGCTGAAGGACTTGTTGAAGGACGGATGGGTATGGGAACAGTGGTAGTTAACAATACCTGGACACTCATGCGGTCTGCACCACCGGTAAATTGGAATGAACAGGTGGCACTCGGCACCCATCAGGCAAGCCTGTCGACAGTCCAGGCTATAAATCTTGCGGAATCCGATGAGCATTTGATCCAGTTGAGTAAAGGTGAACTCTCCAAGGAATTATTCCCACTGGTGGAAATGAGAGCTGTTTTAACAAAGGTTGGGCAGGAACTGAAACCGTTTGGTTACGAAGACCCTAAAGGAAACCTTCGATTGCGTGAAGCTATTGCCAAGCACCTCAATCAAAAAGGAATCATGGTCGATGCTTCATCAATTTTGGTGGTATCAGGTGCTTTACAGGCATTGCACCTGATTTCCATAGGATTATTAGAAAGGGAATCAACAGTGTTCCTCGAGAATCCATCTTATCTATACTCTTTATCAACCTTCCAATCTGCAGGGATGAAACTCCAGGGAATCCCGATAGACAAGGATGGCATCATTCCCGGGATGATAAAGGCATCACATCACAGCAGGAAATCGGTGCTGTACTGCCACCCGAATTTCCACAATCCTACTGGTACTCTTATGGGAGAAAACAGAAGGCAGGAACTGCTCAAACTGGCTGAGAGTGCCCAGCTTCCAATAATTGAAGATGATGTGTACGGCGATTTGTGGCTGGATTCTCCTCCACCGCCTCCCATTAAATCGGACGACCGGCACGGAAATGTTTTATATCTTGGCAGCCTGTCAAAGAGCCTGAATCCCGGATTGAGAATCGGATGGATCGCCGGTCCGGAAGCGGTCATTGACCGGCTGGCTGACCTGAAAATGCAGACAGACTACGGTTCAAGTTCTCTATCGCAGCGAGCTGCCGCAGAATGGCTGTCCAGCGGATTGTATGAAAAGCATTTGGCAAATGTAAGAAAGCAGCTAAGAGTACGAAGAAATGCTGCCCTGGAAGCACTGGAGAAACACTTAAGCACTTTTGCCGAATGGGAAAAGCCTGCCGGCGGATTTTTTATATGGGTAAAAATGAATCATGATATCTCATTGCCTGATTTGTACAGGAAAGCTCTCGTGAATGGGGTGCTGATCAATCCCGGGAGAATTTATGCAACCCAGAAAATGCAGCATTTCAGGCTTTCTTTTGCGAATGCACCGGTTGAGGATATAACAAAGGGAATCGCGATATTAGAATCGCTGATCGAAGACTGA